In the genome of Paracoccus tegillarcae, one region contains:
- the pqqE gene encoding pyrroloquinoline quinone biosynthesis protein PqqE: MKDQFQPQDLDGNPVTPGLPMAMLAEITHRCPLACPYCSNPVELTRAAQELDAETWARIFREAADLGVLQVHISGGEPGARRDLAQIVASVRDAGLYVNLITSGIGITRQRLQELDTAGVDHVQLSLQGIRPDMADRISGHPGSWDKKMGFAEWVTEIGFPLTINAVVHRQNMDRLPDMIELAETLGARRIEVATVQFHGWADLNRKALMPTREQAGFARQVVNDARGRLRGRMVIDYVPADHHAIYPKACMGGWGSTGLNIGPDGTVLPCHAAQTIDWMRFDNARDRPLADIWHDSGSFNAFRGTGWMAEPCRTCDRKTVDFGGCRCQAMAMAGDARATDPVCSKSPLHAQVVARAEEDAASDTADLIYRRMKKGG, from the coding sequence ATGAAGGACCAGTTCCAACCCCAGGATCTGGATGGCAACCCGGTCACGCCGGGCCTGCCGATGGCAATGCTGGCCGAAATCACCCATCGCTGCCCGCTGGCCTGCCCTTATTGCAGCAATCCGGTCGAACTGACCCGCGCCGCGCAGGAACTGGACGCCGAAACATGGGCGAGGATCTTTCGCGAGGCGGCGGATCTGGGCGTGCTACAGGTCCATATCTCGGGCGGTGAACCCGGTGCGCGCCGCGATCTGGCGCAGATCGTGGCCAGTGTGCGCGATGCGGGCCTGTATGTGAACCTGATCACCTCTGGCATCGGCATCACCCGCCAGCGGCTGCAGGAACTGGACACCGCAGGCGTCGATCATGTGCAGCTGTCGCTGCAAGGCATCCGGCCAGACATGGCCGACCGGATCAGTGGGCATCCGGGGTCTTGGGACAAGAAGATGGGTTTCGCCGAATGGGTGACCGAAATCGGCTTTCCGCTGACCATCAACGCCGTGGTGCATCGTCAGAACATGGACCGGCTGCCCGACATGATCGAACTGGCCGAAACCCTCGGCGCGCGCCGCATCGAGGTGGCGACCGTGCAATTCCACGGTTGGGCCGACCTGAACCGCAAGGCGCTGATGCCGACGCGCGAACAGGCGGGCTTTGCCCGGCAGGTCGTGAATGATGCACGCGGCCGGCTGCGCGGGCGCATGGTGATCGACTATGTCCCGGCGGATCATCACGCCATCTACCCAAAGGCCTGCATGGGGGGCTGGGGCTCGACCGGGTTGAATATCGGGCCCGATGGCACCGTGCTGCCCTGCCACGCGGCGCAAACCATCGACTGGATGCGCTTTGACAACGCCCGCGACCGTCCGCTGGCTGATATCTGGCACGACTCTGGCAGCTTCAACGCGTTTCGCGGCACCGGCTGGATGGCCGAACCATGCCGCACATGTGACAGAAAAACCGTGGATTTTGGCGGCTGTCGATGCCAAGCTATGGCCATGGCAGGTGATGCGCGGGCAACCGATCCGGTTTGCTCGAAATCACCATTGCATGCGCAGGTGGTGGCAAGGGCCGAAGAGGACGCGGCCAGCGATACTGCCGATCTGATCTATCGGCGCATGAAAAAGGGAGGATGA
- the pqqA gene encoding pyrroloquinoline quinone precursor peptide PqqA, with translation MAWNKPVLKEIACGMEINMYAPAEDEPVLF, from the coding sequence ATGGCTTGGAATAAACCCGTGCTGAAAGAGATCGCCTGTGGCATGGAAATCAACATGTATGCCCCGGCCGAGGATGAACCGGTTCTGTTCTGA
- the rpe gene encoding ribulose-phosphate 3-epimerase produces MTFDRKIKIAPSILSADFADFGREIRAIEDQGADWVHVDVMDGHFVPNLTFGPPAVKAFRPHVTTFMDVHLMIAPVDPYIEAYAEAGADLITAHVEAGPHIHRTLQAIRATGKKSGVALNPGTPVEAVEYVLDLCDLVLVMSVNPGFGGQKFIHSQVDKIARLRGMIGDRPIHIQVDGGVDAKTAPLVAKAGADVLVAGSAVFKGGSVGAPEVYGNNMRAIRDAIDTGI; encoded by the coding sequence ATGACATTCGACCGCAAGATCAAGATCGCTCCGTCCATCCTCTCTGCCGATTTCGCCGATTTCGGGCGCGAGATCCGGGCCATCGAGGATCAGGGGGCCGATTGGGTGCATGTCGATGTGATGGACGGGCATTTCGTGCCGAACCTGACCTTCGGCCCGCCTGCGGTTAAGGCATTTCGTCCGCATGTGACGACCTTCATGGATGTGCACCTGATGATCGCGCCGGTGGACCCCTATATCGAGGCCTATGCCGAGGCAGGCGCCGATCTGATCACCGCCCATGTCGAGGCCGGCCCGCATATCCACCGCACCTTGCAGGCGATCCGGGCGACGGGAAAGAAATCCGGTGTGGCGCTGAACCCGGGAACGCCGGTTGAGGCGGTCGAATATGTGCTGGATCTGTGTGATCTGGTGCTGGTCATGTCGGTCAATCCCGGTTTCGGCGGGCAGAAATTCATTCATAGCCAGGTCGACAAGATCGCCCGCCTGCGCGGCATGATCGGTGATCGGCCCATCCATATCCAGGTGGATGGCGGCGTCGACGCAAAGACCGCCCCGCTGGTCGCAAAGGCCGGCGCCGATGTGCTGGTTGCAGGCTCGGCGGTGTTCAAGGGCGGCTCGGTCGGCGCGCCCGAAGTCTACGGTAATAATATGCGGGCGATCCGCGACGCAATCGACACCGGGATTTGA
- a CDS encoding ABC transporter permease, whose translation MPGLLSVLALLTVWTVASQLTERPHTLPAPWVVASRIWSLAASGELWFHAGMTLMRVLASFVIAMAVGIAIGLWMGRSRGADQWMNPLLVIALNIPALVTIVLAYIWIGLNEVAAIAAVALNKIPVVTVMLREGTRALRPDLDDMSAAFRMTPVARLRHVVLPQLAPHIAAAARAGISLIWKIVLVVEFLGRSNGVGFKIHLLFSSFDVAGVLAWSLAFVAVMLLIDLAILRPWEARANRWRRDEA comes from the coding sequence TTGCCGGGGCTTTTGTCGGTCCTGGCGCTGCTGACGGTCTGGACCGTCGCATCGCAATTGACCGAACGGCCGCACACATTGCCCGCGCCATGGGTCGTGGCGTCTCGGATCTGGTCGCTTGCCGCGTCCGGAGAGCTGTGGTTCCACGCCGGCATGACGCTGATGCGCGTCTTGGCCAGCTTTGTGATCGCCATGGCCGTTGGCATCGCGATTGGCCTGTGGATGGGCCGCTCGCGCGGCGCGGATCAGTGGATGAACCCGCTGCTGGTGATCGCGCTGAACATTCCGGCGCTGGTCACCATCGTGCTGGCCTATATCTGGATCGGGCTGAACGAGGTCGCGGCAATCGCCGCCGTGGCGCTGAACAAGATCCCGGTCGTTACCGTCATGCTGCGCGAGGGCACGCGGGCGCTGCGTCCCGATCTGGACGACATGTCGGCGGCCTTTCGGATGACACCGGTGGCGCGTCTGCGTCATGTGGTGCTGCCGCAGCTGGCGCCCCATATCGCGGCTGCCGCCCGCGCCGGTATTTCACTGATCTGGAAGATCGTCCTTGTCGTCGAATTTCTTGGCCGCTCGAACGGGGTCGGCTTCAAGATCCACCTGCTGTTTTCAAGCTTTGACGTGGCCGGCGTCTTGGCATGGTCGCTGGCATTTGTCGCCGTGATGCTGCTCATCGACCTTGCCATCCTGCGCCCGTGGGAGGCCCGCGCGAACCGCTGGCGACGCGATGAAGCTTGA
- the pqqD gene encoding pyrroloquinoline quinone biosynthesis peptide chaperone PqqD — translation MTRLIEPEQIPYLPRGVRLTDDRVRGIRVLQAPERAMQLDAVGDAILSELDGSRSMADIAEGLAVAYNAPADQISGDVADFLTGLIERRMVFVKAAP, via the coding sequence ATGACCCGGCTTATTGAACCCGAACAGATCCCGTACCTGCCGCGCGGGGTGCGGCTGACCGATGACCGCGTGCGCGGTATCCGCGTGCTGCAGGCGCCCGAGCGCGCGATGCAACTGGATGCCGTGGGCGACGCGATCCTGTCGGAACTGGACGGATCGCGCAGCATGGCCGACATCGCCGAAGGTCTGGCCGTGGCTTACAACGCGCCCGCCGATCAGATCTCAGGCGATGTCGCCGATTTCCTGACCGGGCTGATTGAACGGCGCATGGTTTTTGTAAAGGCCGCGCCATGA
- a CDS encoding FIST N-terminal domain-containing protein: MQDGAGQPEGPQILLMDGQDADGADQVIRDMAAIEPALVILFGSPREALAPLARALHRALPDCRVAGCSSAGEIGPQGYCHGKILAIGFPRTAFRAEVVVLRDLAHIPVSRWMTQLRETHAHFAGDRDRGLFGLLFSDGLAGKEEVLTAAIEAALPAVPVLGGSAGDGLEFTRTCMIADGEVQSDVAVFVLIESALPVSEVTFAHFSPTATRAVVTAAIPEQRIILELNAEPAAEEYARLTGIPEADLTPTDFARHPLLLHVGRRHHVRAISARTECGGLALMSAIDVGSVLTLGRAEELTHGFAEAMEALPRPPLMVLGFDCILRRLALERAGLEREMSELFARYRIVGFNTYGEQHSAMHVNQTFVGLAILPPAEAP; this comes from the coding sequence ATGCAGGACGGCGCTGGCCAGCCAGAGGGGCCGCAGATCCTTCTGATGGATGGCCAGGACGCGGATGGCGCGGACCAGGTGATCCGCGACATGGCCGCGATTGAGCCGGCGCTGGTGATCCTGTTCGGCTCGCCCCGCGAGGCGCTGGCGCCGCTGGCGCGCGCGCTGCACCGTGCCCTGCCGGATTGCCGCGTGGCGGGATGTTCATCGGCGGGCGAGATCGGGCCGCAGGGGTATTGCCATGGCAAGATCCTGGCGATTGGCTTTCCGCGCACCGCCTTTCGCGCCGAGGTGGTCGTGTTGCGCGATCTGGCGCATATCCCGGTGTCGCGGTGGATGACGCAGTTACGCGAAACACACGCCCATTTCGCGGGGGATCGCGACAGAGGCCTGTTCGGCCTGCTGTTTTCCGACGGCCTCGCTGGCAAGGAAGAGGTGCTGACCGCCGCGATAGAGGCCGCACTGCCGGCGGTGCCTGTGCTGGGCGGCTCGGCCGGCGACGGGTTGGAGTTCACACGGACCTGCATGATTGCCGATGGCGAGGTCCAGTCCGATGTGGCGGTGTTCGTGCTGATCGAAAGCGCGCTGCCGGTCAGCGAGGTGACATTCGCCCATTTCAGCCCGACCGCGACACGCGCGGTCGTGACAGCGGCCATTCCTGAACAGCGGATCATCCTGGAACTGAACGCCGAACCCGCAGCCGAGGAATATGCCCGGCTGACCGGCATTCCCGAGGCCGATCTGACGCCTACAGATTTCGCGCGACACCCGCTGCTGCTGCATGTCGGTCGCCGTCACCATGTTCGCGCCATCAGCGCGCGGACAGAATGCGGCGGACTGGCGCTGATGTCTGCGATCGACGTCGGCTCGGTGCTGACATTGGGCCGGGCCGAGGAACTGACTCACGGCTTTGCCGAGGCCATGGAGGCGCTGCCGCGCCCGCCGCTTATGGTGCTGGGCTTTGACTGCATCCTGCGCCGATTGGCGCTGGAACGGGCAGGCCTGGAACGAGAGATGTCCGAATTGTTCGCGCGCTACCGCATCGTCGGTTTCAACACCTATGGCGAACAGCACAGCGCCATGCATGTGAACCAGACATTCGTCGGTCTGGCGATCCTGCCGCCGGCAGAGGCGCCGTGA
- the pqqB gene encoding pyrroloquinoline quinone biosynthesis protein PqqB, producing MRIFVLGAAAGGGLPQWNCGCVNCAAARAGRIPSLSQSSIAVSANGQDWAIINASPDIRTQMAATPVLHPTGARQMPLRSVLVTNGDIDHVAGLLTLRESQPFDLFATATIHAALDANPMMSAVNPEFVPRRTVALDQQFDLAPDLAATLFAVPGKVPLYLEGDTVETDLIGENTVGVELTSGGKRALYIPGCADMPDWLKDRINGADLLMFDGTLWQDDEMITAGLGRKTGGRMGHMAAQDSIAALADLSLARRLFVHINNSNPLTDPGSPQVAEAEANGWQIGRDGTEVVV from the coding sequence ATGCGGATCTTTGTACTTGGGGCCGCGGCAGGCGGCGGATTGCCACAATGGAACTGCGGCTGCGTGAACTGCGCCGCCGCACGCGCTGGCCGCATCCCATCACTTAGCCAAAGCAGCATCGCCGTTTCCGCGAACGGGCAGGATTGGGCGATCATCAATGCCTCGCCCGATATCCGGACGCAGATGGCCGCCACACCCGTGCTGCATCCGACCGGCGCCCGGCAGATGCCTTTGCGGTCGGTTCTGGTCACCAATGGCGATATCGATCATGTCGCAGGGCTGCTGACGCTGCGCGAAAGCCAACCCTTTGATCTGTTCGCAACCGCCACCATCCACGCCGCGCTGGACGCAAACCCGATGATGTCGGCGGTCAATCCTGAATTTGTCCCGCGCCGGACTGTCGCGCTGGATCAGCAGTTCGATCTGGCGCCGGACCTTGCGGCGACGCTGTTTGCCGTGCCGGGCAAGGTGCCGCTTTATCTGGAAGGCGACACCGTCGAGACAGACCTGATCGGCGAGAATACCGTGGGGGTCGAACTGACCTCGGGCGGCAAGCGCGCGCTTTATATTCCGGGCTGTGCGGATATGCCCGATTGGCTCAAGGATCGTATTAACGGTGCGGATCTGCTGATGTTCGATGGCACGCTGTGGCAGGATGATGAGATGATCACAGCCGGGCTTGGCCGCAAGACCGGAGGCCGAATGGGCCATATGGCCGCACAGGACAGCATTGCCGCGCTGGCCGATCTGTCGCTGGCGCGGCGACTGTTTGTGCATATCAACAACTCAAACCCGCTGACTGATCCGGGCAGCCCGCAGGTGGCCGAAGCCGAGGCCAATGGCTGGCAAATCGGTCGCGACGGAACTGAGGTGGTAGTGTGA
- a CDS encoding ATP-binding cassette domain-containing protein, with translation MKLDLKGKSFGDQPVLGPLTMQVTRGQRLAVLGPSGVGKSTLLRIIAGLDHRYDGTLTGGDRLAVVFQEPTLLPWRRAIENVTIPTGCDAGDARDLMEQVGLNGHEAHYPRQMSLGQQRRLALARAFAARPDILLMDEPFASLDAETATRMIDLTAALLDRSGAGLILVTHDAGEPARLGASPVRLSGRPATLVTAP, from the coding sequence ATGAAGCTTGACCTGAAGGGCAAATCATTTGGCGACCAGCCGGTGCTGGGGCCTTTGACGATGCAGGTCACGCGCGGGCAGCGGCTGGCTGTGCTGGGACCATCCGGCGTCGGCAAATCGACGCTGCTGCGTATCATCGCGGGGCTGGACCATCGCTATGACGGCACGTTGACCGGCGGTGACCGCCTTGCCGTGGTGTTTCAGGAACCGACCTTGCTGCCGTGGCGGCGGGCGATCGAGAATGTGACCATCCCCACGGGATGCGATGCCGGCGATGCGCGCGATCTGATGGAACAGGTCGGGCTGAACGGGCACGAGGCCCATTATCCGCGACAGATGTCACTGGGCCAGCAGCGGCGCCTGGCCTTGGCCCGCGCCTTTGCCGCACGGCCAGATATCCTGCTGATGGACGAGCCCTTCGCCAGCCTCGATGCCGAGACAGCCACTCGCATGATCGACCTGACCGCCGCCTTGCTGGACCGCAGCGGGGCCGGGCTGATCCTGGTGACGCATGATGCGGGCGAACCGGCAAGGCTGGGGGCCAGCCCGGTCAGATTGTCGGGTCGCCCCGCGACACTTGTGACCGCGCCTTGA
- a CDS encoding quinoprotein dehydrogenase-associated SoxYZ-like carrier codes for MKAWLIAGLLLATPVLAQENPMQPSATWDDLRESVVGLTEEPPVDAAILDLDAPIRAHDAAIVPIRLTQPADAPDLTDLILVIDENPAPVAAEYNFGSALMPLDFEVRVRVNAYSDVRAIGTGPDGAQVMAGRFVKASGGCSAPAGKDMTTVMDTMGQMRWKSAQEDGRTIGTLMIRHPNFSGLQRDQVTLLNIPPHFIDTLEVRQGEEMLFTMSAGISISEDPVFRFGYTPNGQPVTVHIEDTDGNSWDQSFDVSG; via the coding sequence ATGAAGGCATGGCTTATTGCCGGGCTTTTGCTGGCCACCCCAGTATTGGCTCAGGAAAACCCGATGCAACCGTCCGCGACCTGGGACGACTTGCGCGAATCCGTTGTCGGACTGACCGAAGAACCGCCGGTCGACGCAGCCATTCTGGACCTGGATGCGCCGATCCGCGCCCATGATGCGGCAATCGTGCCGATCCGTCTGACCCAGCCGGCAGATGCGCCGGATTTGACCGACCTGATTCTTGTGATCGACGAAAATCCCGCCCCCGTCGCCGCCGAATACAACTTTGGTTCTGCGCTGATGCCCTTGGATTTCGAGGTGCGCGTTCGCGTCAACGCCTATTCCGATGTGCGCGCCATCGGCACGGGACCGGATGGTGCGCAGGTCATGGCCGGGCGCTTTGTCAAAGCCTCGGGCGGGTGCTCTGCCCCGGCGGGCAAGGATATGACGACGGTGATGGACACGATGGGCCAGATGCGCTGGAAATCCGCGCAAGAGGATGGCCGCACCATTGGCACGCTGATGATCCGGCATCCGAATTTCTCGGGGCTGCAGCGTGATCAGGTCACGCTTCTGAACATCCCGCCGCATTTCATCGACACGCTGGAGGTGCGGCAGGGCGAAGAGATGCTGTTCACCATGTCGGCTGGCATTTCGATCAGCGAAGATCCGGTTTTCCGCTTTGGTTATACGCCAAACGGCCAGCCCGTGACCGTTCATATCGAGGATACCGACGGTAATAGCTGGGATCAGAGCTTCGACGTTTCCGGTTAG
- the pqqC gene encoding pyrroloquinoline-quinone synthase PqqC: protein MKDLQGPQNQQDFEARLRAIGAERYHDRHPFHARLHGGQCTPDEVRAWVINRWMYQSRIPMKDAAFMSRVDDPDLRRRWRKRIEDHDGGVTEGGGIRRWLALSRAVGLDPDYVASGAGIMPATRFAVDAYVRFVRDMPLLDAVAASLTELFAPKIHAQRIEGLLAHYDFADDTSLAYFKRRLTEAPEDVAFGLDYVLTHADTLEKQNAAAAALIFKTDVLWAQLDALWHGYVEGNIPRGAWRPGEGLL from the coding sequence GTGAAAGATCTGCAAGGCCCGCAAAACCAACAGGATTTCGAGGCGCGACTGCGCGCCATCGGGGCTGAACGCTATCACGACCGCCATCCGTTTCACGCGCGGCTTCATGGTGGGCAATGCACCCCTGACGAGGTGCGCGCCTGGGTCATAAACCGCTGGATGTATCAATCGCGCATCCCGATGAAGGACGCGGCCTTCATGTCGCGCGTCGACGATCCCGATCTGCGCCGGCGTTGGCGCAAGCGGATCGAGGATCATGACGGCGGCGTCACCGAGGGCGGTGGTATCCGGCGTTGGCTGGCATTGTCGCGCGCCGTGGGTCTGGACCCCGACTACGTTGCCAGCGGCGCGGGCATCATGCCGGCCACCCGCTTTGCCGTGGATGCCTATGTCAGGTTCGTGCGCGACATGCCGTTGCTCGATGCCGTCGCTGCCAGCCTGACCGAACTCTTCGCGCCCAAGATCCATGCTCAGCGGATCGAAGGGCTGTTGGCGCATTACGACTTTGCCGATGACACCAGCCTGGCCTATTTCAAGCGCCGGCTGACCGAGGCACCCGAGGATGTGGCCTTTGGGCTGGATTATGTGCTGACCCATGCCGACACGCTGGAAAAACAGAACGCGGCGGCGGCGGCGTTGATCTTCAAGACAGATGTGCTGTGGGCGCAGCTTGATGCGCTTTGGCACGGCTATGTCGAAGGGAATATCCCGCGCGGCGCGTGGCGACCCGGCGAGGGGCTGCTATGA
- a CDS encoding response regulator transcription factor, with protein sequence MPADTEADKAASVQRLSAEQVKEILIVDDHPLMCDALALTLKISFGLKHVRTARSLGAAVEQIKSQGAPDAVILDLNLPDARGAEGIVTLRRLLPEVPITMISADIEASQIQASLAAGAQGYISKSLGREALVDSLRRMWGGETVTPEGYEPELAQEEEEARADLARRFASLTPQQMRILRLICQGKANKEISYELSIAEATVKTHITAIMSKINARRRTQAVLLANTVKLFEAG encoded by the coding sequence ATGCCGGCCGATACGGAAGCCGACAAAGCCGCGTCGGTGCAGCGGCTGTCGGCAGAACAGGTCAAAGAGATCCTGATCGTCGATGATCACCCGCTGATGTGCGATGCACTGGCGCTGACCCTGAAGATCAGTTTCGGGCTGAAACATGTGCGAACGGCGCGCAGTCTTGGTGCTGCGGTCGAACAGATCAAGTCGCAGGGTGCGCCCGATGCGGTGATCCTTGACCTGAACCTGCCCGATGCGCGCGGCGCTGAAGGCATCGTGACCCTGCGCCGCTTGCTGCCTGAGGTGCCGATCACCATGATTTCCGCGGATATCGAGGCAAGCCAGATCCAGGCATCGCTTGCCGCCGGGGCGCAGGGCTATATCAGCAAATCACTGGGCCGCGAGGCGCTGGTAGACAGCCTGCGCCGGATGTGGGGCGGCGAGACGGTCACGCCCGAGGGCTATGAGCCGGAACTGGCGCAAGAGGAAGAAGAGGCCCGTGCCGATCTGGCCCGCCGCTTTGCCAGCCTGACCCCTCAGCAGATGCGGATTCTGCGGCTGATCTGTCAGGGCAAGGCGAACAAGGAAATCAGCTACGAGCTGTCCATCGCCGAGGCCACCGTCAAGACGCATATCACCGCGATCATGTCCAAGATCAACGCGCGGCGGCGCACGCAGGCGGTGCTGCTGGCCAATACGGTCAAGCTGTTCGAGGCCGGATAA
- a CDS encoding ABC transporter substrate-binding protein, which translates to MKFFATMAVALAMFSPAAQAQDAALPVIEIGTLENGTVNWELQTIKDQGLDEANGFTLELLPLAGNPATQVAMQGGEVDAIVSDFLWVAQQRARGEDFTFLPYSTAVGSLVVPADSPVQTLADLADKKIGIAGGPVDKSWLILRAWHEQQTGQDLADVTEQVFGAPPVIMNAAETGEVDGAINFWHFLAKMQAAGMRPVVNVADAARDLGLDPATPLLGYVLRDAWIAEHPDLAKGLAAASRQAKDLLASDDAAWQAIRPIMNAADDAQFEALREGWIAGIPPEGPVNADNAQAMFAVMADLGGDELTGGLTELPEGLFWSGD; encoded by the coding sequence ATGAAGTTTTTCGCAACAATGGCGGTCGCGCTGGCGATGTTCAGCCCGGCCGCGCAGGCGCAGGATGCCGCGTTGCCGGTGATCGAAATCGGAACGCTGGAAAACGGCACGGTCAATTGGGAATTGCAGACCATCAAGGACCAGGGTCTGGATGAGGCCAATGGCTTTACGCTGGAACTGCTGCCTCTGGCCGGAAATCCTGCGACACAGGTGGCCATGCAAGGGGGCGAGGTCGATGCCATCGTCTCGGATTTCCTGTGGGTGGCCCAACAGCGCGCAAGGGGCGAGGACTTCACCTTTCTGCCCTATTCAACCGCCGTGGGCAGTCTGGTCGTTCCCGCCGACAGCCCGGTCCAGACACTGGCCGACCTGGCCGATAAAAAGATCGGCATCGCCGGTGGGCCGGTGGATAAAAGCTGGCTGATCCTGCGCGCCTGGCACGAGCAACAGACCGGCCAGGATCTGGCGGACGTGACCGAACAGGTGTTTGGCGCACCGCCCGTCATCATGAACGCGGCCGAAACGGGCGAGGTCGATGGCGCGATCAATTTCTGGCATTTCCTGGCCAAGATGCAAGCGGCAGGGATGCGCCCGGTGGTGAATGTGGCCGATGCGGCCCGCGATCTCGGGCTTGATCCCGCAACGCCGCTGCTGGGCTACGTCCTGCGCGACGCCTGGATCGCCGAGCACCCGGATCTGGCAAAGGGGTTGGCTGCGGCGTCGCGGCAGGCCAAGGATCTGCTGGCCAGCGATGATGCCGCATGGCAAGCCATCCGCCCGATCATGAACGCAGCAGATGATGCGCAATTCGAGGCGCTGCGCGAGGGCTGGATTGCGGGCATTCCGCCCGAAGGCCCGGTCAATGCCGATAACGCGCAGGCCATGTTCGCCGTGATGGCTGATCTTGGCGGCGACGAACTGACCGGCGGTCTGACCGAACTGCCAGAGGGGCTGTTCTGGTCGGGTGACTAA
- a CDS encoding hybrid sensor histidine kinase/response regulator yields the protein MLRDDDSADRRALKLGRIANALIERVDRLEESRGSAWSMFQAAVALEQEVTTRTAQLEQALADLSQRNRELAVARASAEEANRSKTRFLRAASHDLLQPLSAARLFLDALAGTDLDDGQQEIAARLTGAFESVEQLMHAVLDIARLDSQRIEFNRKPVAMDRMFMRLADEFGPTAEAKGLRLRFAPTSAVVDSDPVFLRRIAQNLISNAIKYTPRGGVLVGMRPRGSLAWLEVWDTGPGIPAIDRNRIFGEFQRLNSDPGAVGMGLGLSIVRRACAKLGHPLKLDSEPMRGTVFRAGLPLTAEADPMGFCVWPGHSGTLQGRLAMVIENDVGMRCGYEMILQGQLGMIARLSGGTDEALATMGDDPPDVILADYNLDDGDTGIAAINALREAAGQPIPAVMVTARRDPTIARACADIGVPLLEKPVRPADLRTMLEQLLS from the coding sequence ATGCTGCGCGATGATGACAGCGCCGACCGGCGTGCGCTGAAACTGGGCCGGATCGCCAATGCGCTGATCGAACGCGTCGACCGGCTGGAGGAATCGCGCGGTTCTGCCTGGTCGATGTTCCAGGCGGCCGTGGCGCTGGAACAAGAGGTCACCACCCGCACGGCACAGTTGGAACAGGCGCTGGCGGATCTGTCGCAGCGAAATCGCGAACTGGCCGTCGCCCGCGCGTCGGCGGAAGAGGCAAACCGCTCCAAGACCCGTTTTCTGCGCGCGGCCAGCCATGATCTGCTGCAACCCCTTTCGGCGGCGCGGCTGTTTCTGGATGCGCTGGCCGGGACCGATCTGGATGACGGACAGCAAGAGATCGCGGCGCGTTTGACGGGCGCCTTCGAGTCGGTCGAACAATTGATGCATGCGGTGCTGGACATTGCACGGCTGGACAGCCAGCGGATCGAATTCAACCGCAAACCCGTGGCGATGGACCGCATGTTCATGCGGCTGGCAGATGAATTTGGCCCGACTGCCGAGGCCAAGGGTCTGCGGCTGCGTTTCGCCCCGACCTCTGCCGTGGTCGACAGCGACCCGGTTTTCCTGCGGCGGATCGCCCAGAACCTGATCTCTAACGCGATCAAATACACGCCGCGCGGTGGGGTGCTGGTGGGAATGCGCCCGCGCGGGTCTCTGGCCTGGCTAGAGGTCTGGGACACCGGACCTGGCATCCCGGCCATCGACCGCAACCGCATCTTTGGCGAATTTCAGCGGCTGAACAGTGATCCGGGGGCGGTTGGCATGGGGCTGGGCCTGTCCATCGTGCGCCGCGCCTGTGCCAAGCTTGGTCATCCGCTGAAACTTGACAGCGAGCCGATGCGCGGCACGGTGTTCCGCGCGGGTCTGCCGCTGACCGCAGAGGCCGACCCGATGGGCTTTTGTGTCTGGCCGGGACATAGCGGCACATTGCAGGGTCGCCTTGCCATGGTGATCGAGAATGATGTGGGCATGCGCTGCGGCTATGAGATGATCCTGCAGGGGCAATTGGGCATGATCGCGCGTCTGTCCGGCGGCACCGATGAGGCGCTGGCCACCATGGGCGATGATCCTCCGGACGTGATTCTGGCGGACTATAATCTGGATGACGGCGACACAGGCATTGCGGCCATCAACGCACTGAGGGAAGCCGCCGGTCAGCCGATCCCGGCAGTCATGGTCACAGCGCGCCGCGACCCGACCATCGCCCGCGCCTGCGCCGATATCGGGGTGCCGCTGCTGGAAAAGCCGGTTCGCCCCGCCGACCTGCGGACCATGCTGGAACAGTTGCTGTCCTGA